TAATGTTGGATTTCAAAGAATGGCAGatcatttcgttgtatatcttcaccaacctaacagaagtgcggtcgtacatcgagtaagttctcggtacattatttcgcaacttctaattcctttgaactgctcttattcccggATAAATTTGATATAGTCGATACGTCGCCAAATTCTCGTATGGAgtggtgatccaaaaggattccatcgaagagtatgagcttctggcaaagcatggaggcggctatcccggtttcatctcttggttcaaacaaacggtaatttccattagaccatttcatttcttCGTATAATTTGCGGCTAATGCAACAatccctttcgtattaaacttgtaggctaattcagagtttATGGGCGCCGATTTGAGACAaatcgctaatggttttgactttaaggtccgttcatttgacaaatacggcatcaacgggtatcgctttcgtacctatggcaaagagctatctatggctgaccgaaagtctacaaattgttgtgtctctgctatcggcgaaggagataccgagttttatggaagagttgaagcaatttatgaacttcaattctatggcgcaaacccaccaaacgtcgtagtcttcaaatgttattggttccagccgaaggagactagaaggactcatgaacacttagggctagtggaaatcaaacaaagcacccatttggatgttcccgatgtctatattatggctcaacaggcaacccaagttttctatctaccgtgggcctgtcaaagtgatccaaatctcaatggttgggatgtagtttatgaagtgccgccacatgttagaccacctcccccaatgaagaggattatgaacctcacattaacccaaacacacatgaaggagaattcttccaagaaacgcgtctttccaaaaaaacgtttcaagaaccgctctacttcaccccagaacattgaagtagacagcgacagtgaacccgacttcacccctgagccggaacaagaaaagcctgaactagaagaggttactgctgtggatgacctgtcaatgcttgaccgattacgtaaaCGTGTccttccacatgatgatgcatttattaatgatgatgatgggcacgtcattaccgatagtgatgatgatgatccATTTATTGATCCCAGAGCATTTATTGAACCCGACGATCCAGATTattattaggtattcaattttttatgttgtacttgatttatatagttacttgtatgattgtatgatttatatagttacttgtataattttcttactttgtatgattgtttcttatacatagtgccatggtcttgatgtccgtccccgtcggccctcgcccgctttatgattcagatgtggtaaattctctttTATAACTATCTATTGTATTtcgcatttatgacaattatggccatcaagttgacatagagatattttaatctaggaggtatgtgaaccggaatttgaaaccgaccctcttgtcgagaagttaaatttagttgaaaaagaaaatgagtatttgaaagaaaaaattaaaaaaattgaagaagagaagatgacattggagttgtatgttgccgatgtcatcgatgatcacaagatgaagatgaatgcaacgcgcttgaagatggatgcaatgcgcctcaagcttaagaagattagaaaatatgccattgataatgaggcttggtatcattatgccgttggatcaattgctaccttagttgcgatcttcatctcatttgttgtgatgagggtaagttttctctagtgtttttcttaacaaatgcatactaagcttattttcctcctaaatggcataattacctaagttagataaaaaATGAGCTATACCTACGTAAGTTGGCTCAAAAATGGCATCGTCACCTAGGTTACCACAAAAAATGACCAATAATTACctaagaagaagataaagaagaggagaggagaaaaacaaggagaagaaaaattcttcttctttttcttcttcttcttcttcgtcttcttcttctagctaatcttcttcttctagtcttcttcttcttcttcttcttcttcttcttcttctagctagtcttcttcttcttcttcttcttcttcttcttctaactttcttcttccccaatttgcagatttgctttcaATGAGGAAGCTTGCGTTCATGGAGTCTACTTTTCTCCTTGTGCTtcctttttgttttgattttgtaggatgaacaatgtgaaacttgctatctatatatgtatgtatggatgaaaccattgtatgcttgttgttggatatgttggctagctatatatgttgcatatagacttttgatttggtatgtatatgttttggatgatcatatccatatgacagggatatgatttggtatgtatatgtgttgttatgcttgttgaaagtattttcaaatgtgtgtgtgtgtgtatgtgaaattgaatgaatttaagaaaaaacagaaaaaacaggggctgtgcaggctctttgccgtctgctggcagacggcaaagagctttgccatcagccagcagacggcaaagctgccacgtggcagctacctgtgcaacctggggtGCACTGGACTGGCCTATTtggcagctttgccgtctgctggcagacggcaaagaccttggcatctttgccgtctgccagcggacggtaTAGCTTGCCATGTGGCAGCTACCCGGGGGCGTCTGGGCTGGCATATGTGTGCGCTTTGCCATCCGCTGGTAGACGGAaaagatgcaaaggtctttgccgcccgtcagcagacggcaaagcacgccgttaaccccctaacgaACCTAAGCTGCCATGTGTACCgtccaggctctttgccgtccgctggcggacggcaaacaccatttcatctttgtcgtccgccaatGGACGACAAAGAGCCCTTTGCCGTAGCTTATTCAGTTGGACctgttgccgtctgctggcggacggcaaaagctttgccgtccgccaagcACGCCTTtaccgtccgccatggcagacggcaaagtgcccgATTCCTATAGTGACGTGGCCATGCTGGCTGGCCGCCATTGTGGCACAAGTTAATGTGTGTAATGGCAATGATGGCGATGTATGGGGATGAGTGTGATGATCTTGAAGTCATGCATTTTTTTAACCGTGAAGTCATGCATCAAAACGAAGTTCTCAATTCTGTGAAAAGCCTAACTAATGCTTTGCAACATTATACCTTAGGTACTATTTTGTTGTGTATTCGATGCTTCCTAGATGGATCATTTTGAACAATGCAATTTAGATTCAACTCAGTAGGCTTGTGATAGTTTGTGATTATGGTGAATATAGTGTATGTACTTTGGGTGATGTGTAGTTGTGTAATTGTGAGATGTATTTGAAATGCTAATATTCCGAGATAATGTTAATACCATTGATTATTATGAATCCCCATATCAAGCAATATCAGTCGATGAGTAAATACCTGTTGGTGGGCAAAACATACCCAACTGCTCATGGTTGGCTTATTACCCGATCGTATCATTTGCTAAATTGCACGCAAGTTAATAACTGGAGAAGgagagaaaataaaataaaaccaaaCCAAACCAAATCAGGTGGACGGCACGCGTAGGGTCATTCCCCTTTTTCTCCCTATGAAGAAAGAAAGTCTTCGGTTTTGGTGCTGATTGTTTATTTATTTACTGTTTAAAGCGCAGATtttttccattcaaatttcaCCTAGATTTTATACAATTTTGGCTCCAAATTTGAAAAAAGAATAGTTGTCTTTGCTCTAAAATCAGAAACAAGACTTCTATGGATTTGACTTTTTTTCCTAAGGCAAAATCCAACACCCTACTCTCATCGGCCGAAGTGCCGAACCGGTGGTGCCAACTTTCTTTTTGCAATCTTTTTGACCAAAAAACCTCCCGCTTATACAAGACGGGCCTACAAGTCTATGACCGAACTGATACAGTGCGAGCCTAGGGCCGTAGAGTCCCATCCCATCAGAGCAGAATGAGAGGGCAAATCAAGGCATCCTACAGGCGTTCCGTTCGGTGGCTCCCCTttgcttcttctctccctcctcCGCTCTTCAAGTTCCAGCAACACTTCAGCGTTGTGAGCATTGAGTACTCCCTTCCGGCCTGCATTGCAGTAAGTCCTTCGCTGTTCTGTGCTGCCTAGCCTTTTGTGTATCTCTTTCCCTGTGCATTCTGCTTCTTTTCCTCCAGTCCTTTTGTTGGGCTCAGCAAGATCTGCTGCCGCTTAGACAAAGGAAACTTTCAGAAATTCCCACACGGAGAAGCTATACAGGTTTCTTTCTTGTTGGAGATCTGGTAACTTGATGATGGATGCGTGCAGGGGCTAAGCATTTAGGCGCTTGTATTTTGCTTGAGCTCTGGCTGTGGCTGGTCCTTCCCGCCAGAAACTCTCTGTACTCTCTGTACTCTGTTTCTTGATTCTATCTTGATATACCACAAGCAGTCCTCATGCATGATTCGGAAAAGAAAAATTGATGAGTAGTGGCAGTCTAATACGAAGTGCTGCAGATGATAGCAAGATTTTCTTTCGCTGCCAGTGCCAGCCATGATCTATGTTTTTCTGCTTACAGGACATTAGTAGGCGGCGAGATGAGAAAGTCCTGTGTGTGCTGCAAGAGATACTGGACTCATTTGCATGGAAAGGTCAAGTGTTTCGTCGCGCCCATGGACAGAAACTCTAGGCATAGCATGGTAAGATCATTGAACCAGTAGCGATAAGACATGTTTTAAGCTAAAACTAGTAACCATTAATTTTTTTGGCAGATCATACCAGAGAGCTTTGTGAACTATTTCGGGTGGAAGCTATCAGGAACCATTGAACTAGAAGCCCCCAATGGTAATGTGTACGATGTTCGAGTTACTGAGCGTAGGAATAAAACATTTCTCAGATCTGGGTGGGAGGCGTTTGTCGACGCCAATTATATAGTAGAAACCGACTCGTTGATGTTCCGATACCGTGGAAATTGTCGCTTCAATGTTTTGGTCTTTCATTCTAGTGGTTGTGAGaaagtggtgtcatgtgctcgcaTGCTGACCAATATTAGTGATCAAGAACCAAGCACAAATTCTAGAGACATTTCAACCAGTTTCAGCGATGGTAATACTCATTCGTCAGCTAGAGGACGATCAGATGATTGCCAGAGTGGAAGCTCAGGCCACCGTAGAAAACGACCAAAGAAAGATGCAATATCCTCACCTTCGGAGGATTCGTCAGGTTAACTATACAGTTGACTTGTAACTATTGATCACATCATATGGTACCATTTTACTGCAGTAACGCAGTTACCCACCCTTACTTTTGAACTATTTCACAGGAGAAGACAGTCCATATGAGCACGAGTCATCTAAATCGGAAGATACTAAACGTATTGGAATAACACCCGAGCATGATGATACAGACCCATACATGATGTCACTGGGTGCCCGTCTAACGCAAGGGCAGAAGAAGAAAGTTCTGGAGAAAGTTGGAGCCATTGCATCAGATCTGCACATCTACGTCGCAGTCATGAACAAGACCAATGTCCGACGCTCCCTAGTAAGTCTTGTCTAGAATAATATTCTTCTGATTTTCAGTTGATAGTTACTTGTTTTGAGAGAAATCAGTCCATATAAGCAACTATGCTACTACCACCCATAGTTGTTTCAGCAACAGTCCATAGTTGCGGGTTTGCATTTTATTCTAATATGTTATGTATTCTGCGTGTATATGAACAAACAGACCTTTGCCACAAAATACTGTGACACGTACCTTCGGAAGGGGAGCCGGAGTTTGGTGTTTCAGGCAGAGGGGAAGATCCAGCAATGGCATGGTGGGTTGCACGTCACCGATCGTGCCCTGAGGATACGTGGAGGCTGGACTTCTTTTGCCAGAGACAACAACCTGCGGGAGGGGGACATCTGCCTCTTCGAGCTGATGAAAAACAAGGTGGgactgaagaagatgatggtcTATATCATTCGCCGTGAGCGTTGCTAGGTTAGTTTCACGCTCTTGACAAGAGGCAGAGAGGTCTCTGCTCTTTGTGCTGCCATTTTGTATGTTGCTTGTAATGGAGCTCTTTGCTGCTTTTGTGATCTGGAAGTAGAACTGTGGGCATGGCCAGTCTGTGGAGTAAGAAACCTATATCTGTAGTAGCTTAGTTTCAAACAGACCGTGATTTCTTACTTTCCCTGGCAGCCTTATTTTGTGGCATGAAGTTTAAACGAGTAGTTGTGTTGACCAAGTTTGTTTGAGGAAGCCACTTGATTGTTTGTATCCTCTGAAGTTTAATGAACTCATGATGCCTAGTTTCTTAGTTCACTTGTTTACTTCCCTAGGGTTGATGCAAATTCATTGCATATTAGAATGTACTCACTACGGTAAATCCAACCATAAAGAATGTCCAGGAATTAGTGAGAAAACGTTCAAGATGGTGGGAAAATTCATTTGAATGGGTGGATCTTGCCTTCACTAGCTTCTGGTTTTTCTGGCCTAAACATATACAGCATCAAAATCGGCTATGAGAGCTGTGGCATAATAGGATTATGAAACAATTAATGTGCCTGAAGAATAAATACGTAATTTTGTTTTATACTGTTTTAATCAGTTTCAACTATATTAGGGTCAGACACCATTATTTTGAAATTTTAATATTCGCAATCTTAACAAGCCCAAAACCAATTGGGCTGTTAGGTTTGTTCACGTAGAAACCTTTCAGTTTTTTTTATCTCAATGGTTAAATTTCCAAAAGTCTTGAATTCCTTTTTTCACCATTGAGTGGTTTGAACATTTTCAAGTTTCAAAACAAATCACCAATGAGTGGTTTGAATAATTTCAAGTTCCAGTTTATTTTATACAGAATATCTCGCTTTTTTTGTATTTCCATGGTTTAGAAAAATCTTGTTCAGAAAATTTCATGGTCTTCACTTCTCATTTTCCCCATGGTTTATTGTACTGTTTTGCATGGTTCGTTTGTTTCTCGCAAAAAAATCAACTTTGCATTTCAACATCGGTACATGGTTTGAGTATTTGAAAAACTAACTTCCCTGATTTTGACCTTTAACACCCGTTCAATGAATAACACGATGACGATTTCATTTTTGCATCACCATGGATTCCTTCAATTTGGTTGGATCATGCAATGTCGTCACTCTTCCATGATTGCCCAAGGTTATCTAATCCGCGGGAGGTGTTGGTGCTAGGGATGGTGAATTGGTGACATCAACGAATTGGCAAGCTTTATCGTACACTTCTTGTTTGCTAAAATTTTGGGTTCTGTGATCGGTAGCAACACAAACGATACGCAAAATGGAAAAGGTTGTATTCAATATGATTGAAATAAGCTAGGGAGAACGTTCACCTGCAATCTCATATGTGCACGTAGGATCAAACCGCTCTAATCATTTAATCAGCGTTTCTCAAAACATTCAGCACAATGGTGACGGTTTAAAAAAATGTGGTGGTTTTTTGAATTAGGGTCTCCAATTGTGGTGGTTTTTTGCAATTTACGAGAGAGGCGCGACCGAAAGGATTTTTTGCTGAGAGTTGTCTTATGTGTAATGAACCAGAGAGAGAGGGGATGGAGAGTTGGTAGGTGAAGAAGAGGGAGCAAGTGAGAGGAGGGGATCAGAGAGATGAGGAAGAGACCGAATCAGCTTTCTTTCCAAGTCATGCCTTTCCTAGCCGCTTACAAGAGCTCAAGTACACGCCCATTATATTGGGCCCAACACGATTACAAGGCCCATAGCCCAATTCAGCCCAATAGTGGCCTTGCACTTCAGTGCATCACTGTCACGCTGCATCTGATTCAATTAACTGAACTTGAGGAGCAGGCGTGACATTTGCCCCCTCTTGAGCGGCAGCATCGTCCTAGATGACGACGTCAAGGTAGCGGAGGCGTAGAACGTCTTGGTCCTCCCAAGTGGTTGCGTCCGTTGGTAGGGTGGACCACTGGATTCGGAGATGAACGACGCCCGCAGATCCTTTCTTCACCAAGAGGCACTCCAGGATGGCAATGGGGCTGAACTGCAGAGCTGTGAGGTCCG
This genomic window from Aegilops tauschii subsp. strangulata cultivar AL8/78 chromosome 4, Aet v6.0, whole genome shotgun sequence contains:
- the LOC120962751 gene encoding B3 domain-containing protein Os03g0619600-like encodes the protein MRKSCVCCKRYWTHLHGKVKCFVAPMDRNSRHSMIIPESFVNYFGWKLSGTIELEAPNGNVYDVRVTERRNKTFLRSGWEAFVDANYIVETDSLMFRYRGNCRFNVLVFHSSGCEKVVSCARMLTNISDQEPSTNSRDISTSFSDGNTHSSARGRSDDCQSGSSGHRRKRPKKDAISSPSEDSSGEDSPYEHESSKSEDTKRIGITPEHDDTDPYMMSLGARLTQGQKKKVLEKVGAIASDLHIYVAVMNKTNVRRSLTFATKYCDTYLRKGSRSLVFQAEGKIQQWHGGLHVTDRALRIRGGWTSFARDNNLREGDICLFELMKNKVGLKKMMVYIIRRERC